A genomic segment from Bradysia coprophila strain Holo2 chromosome III, BU_Bcop_v1, whole genome shotgun sequence encodes:
- the LOC119074901 gene encoding TAF5-like RNA polymerase II p300/CBP-associated factor-associated factor 65 kDa subunit 5L isoform X2, which yields MADTAKHRNINNSANNGRKSKNEIIRSALGSYLKQRNYSNSEKFRKSDLALLQSNKQMEFGSMLDDDVSKVNSFLYSNVLCLNKDSNVVEQFAKFQQFVQSQPLPYKNELEVILRPLLCHLYIELLKGKDSSVALEFLKKFADGVIGPVESIANPLPNKINGSSLTQITFFNETDNENSTQQYFKELVQLMSQCLRIEDLDHMELTRNFRYSKYEIELSLQSLFALKHFLVKNGHVLLLHVLQTWFWFDVTDARDSDDDDICMVGERPENGTEDESCENESDGGCQSVMSIKIKEVSERLVKTENEDESEKVKKVLEADLMAKKRITHKLKHLRRTVLEMKTHEQPVRVFKVENGTSRLASATIDPAQCHLAGGFEDSTIQLFQLNRSTIGGRKPYMSITKRCCQWSLENSSEISSDDDDDDTDTKYKYCKPGTSKTEQRRKLAEQRSTENIFTESGCVALRGHNKGVTDLVFSKEHPLLFSASKDNTMRAWKATDYSCGAVYRGHNYPIWCVAESSVGMYLATGSKDLTARLWSTDREYPLQTYIGHTQDVDAVAFHPNGNYLATGSTDLTVRLWCVTSGKLFRVFTDCHLPVHCVSFSPDGKLLAAAGEESKIRIFDLAAGSQLCELKEHTTPVCDIVWSQFGNRLASTCSDGTVRVFNVNNKTVSSSINPSSSSSSSTASSSNNKLLYSYVSGCKRSVKVFFNSDGSVSCIGHS from the exons ATGGCTGATACAGCTAAACATCGAAACATAAACAATAGTGCGAATAATGGAAGgaaatcaaaaaatgaaataatcaGATCAGCATTGGGGTCATATCTGAAACAACGAAACTATTCG AATTCCGAAAAGTTTCGCAAATCCGATCTGGCATTACTACAAAGCAACAAGCAAATGGAATTTGGTTCTATGTTGGATGACGATGTGTCGAAAGTAAACTCATTTCTTTATTCGAATGTGCTATGTCTCAACAAGGACTCTAATGTCGTTGAACAATTTGCAAA ATTCCAGCAGTTTGTGCAATCGCAACCCTTACCATACAAGAACGAATTAGAAGTTATTTTACGTCCACTTCTTTGCCATTTGTACATTGAACTACTGAAGGGAAAAGACTCTTCAGTTGCATTggaatttctgaaaaagtttGCCGACGGTGTCATTGGACCAGTGGAGAGTATTGCGAATCCGCTGCCGAACAAAATCAACGGAAGTTCATTAActcaaataacattttttaacgaaacggaTAACGAGAATTCCACTCAGCAATACTTTAAGGAACTGGTTCAACTGATGTCACAATGTCTGCGCATCGAAGACCTGGATCATATGGAATTGACGCGAAATTTCCGATACTCTAAATACGAAATCGAACTGTCGTTGCAATCACTTTTcgcattaaaacattttctggtcAAAAATGGTCATGTGTTGCTACTGCATGTGTTACAGACATGGTTTTGGTTCGATGTCACCGATGCACGAGATTCCGACGACGATGATATTTGTATGGTAGGTGAACGACCGGAGAACGGAACTGAAGATGAAAGCTGTGAAAACGAATCGGACGGTGGTTGTCAGTCAGTAATGTCGATCAAAATAAAGGAAGTGTCTGAACGTTTagtgaaaacagaaaatgaagaCGAAAGCGAGAAAGTGAAAAAGGTTTTAGAAGCGGACTTGATGGCAAAGAAGCGAATAACTCATAAGTTAAAGCATCTGCGACGTACAGTATTAGAAATGAAAACGCACGAACAGCCGGTACGAGTATTTAAAGTGGAGAATGGAACAAGCAG GCTAGCGTCGGCAACAATCGATCCTGCACAATGCCATCTAGCTGGCGGCTTTGAAGATTCCACCATCCAATTGTTTCAACTAAATCGAAGTACAATCGGAGGACGTAAACCGTATATGTCCATCACAAAACGATGTTGCCAATGGAGTCTGGAGAATAGTTCCGAGATATCATCCGATGACGACGATGATGACACGGATactaaatataaatattgtaaGCCAGGCACTTCCAAAACAGAACAAAGGCGAAAATTGGCTGAACAACGAtctacagaaaatatttt CACCGAATCTGGATGCGTTGCTCTTCGGGGTCACAACAAAGGAGTTACGGATTTGGTTTTCTCAAAGGAGCATCCTCTTCTCTTCAGTGCTTCCAAAGACAATACAATGCGAGCGTGGAAAGCAACAGATTACAGTTGCGGAGCCGTGTACAG GGGCCATAACTATCCAATTTGGTGTGTTGCTGAAAGTTCAGTCGGTATGTATTTGGCGACTGGGTCGAAAGATCTTACGGCGAGATTATGGTCCACTGATCGTGAATATCCACTGCAGACGTACATTGGACACACACAAGATGTTGAT GCAGTCGCTTTTCATCCGAATGGAAATTACTTGGCCACCGGATCAACCGATTTGACGGTGCGATTATGGTGTGTGACTAGTGGCAAACTGTTTCGCGTATTTACTGATTGCCATCTACCCGTGCACTGTGTCAGTTTCAGTCCAGATGGTAAACTGTTAGCCGCTGCCG GTGAAGAATCGAAAATTCGGATATTTGATTTGGCTGCCGGATCTCAACTATGCGAACTAAAGGAACATACGACACCTGTGTGCGACATTGTTTGGAGCCAATTCGGAAATAGATTGGCGTCAACGTGTTCGGACGGTACCGTTCGAGTGTTCAATGTGAATAATAAGACTGTCTC CTCATCTATCAATCCGTCGTCATCCTCATCATCGTCAACAGCATCGTCGAGCAATAACAAATTATTGTACTCCTACGTATCCGGTTGCAAGCGATctgttaaagttttttttaattcggaTGGAAGTGTTTCGTGTATTGGACACTCGTGA
- the LOC119074901 gene encoding TAF5-like RNA polymerase II p300/CBP-associated factor-associated factor 65 kDa subunit 5L isoform X1, producing MADTAKHRNINNSANNGRKSKNEIIRSALGSYLKQRNYSNSEKFRKSDLALLQSNKQMEFGSMLDDDVSKVNSFLYSNVLCLNKDSNVVEQFAKFQQFVQSQPLPYKNELEVILRPLLCHLYIELLKGKDSSVALEFLKKFADGVIGPVESIANPLPNKINGSSLTQITFFNETDNENSTQQYFKELVQLMSQCLRIEDLDHMELTRNFRYSKYEIELSLQSLFALKHFLVKNGHVLLLHVLQTWFWFDVTDARDSDDDDICMVGERPENGTEDESCENESDGGCQSVMSIKIKEVSERLVKTENEDESEKVKKVLEADLMAKKRITHKLKHLRRTVLEMKTHEQPVRVFKVENGTSRLASATIDPAQCHLAGGFEDSTIQLFQLNRSTIGGRKPYMSITKRCCQWSLENSSEISSDDDDDDTDTKYKYCKPGTSKTEQRRKLAEQRSTENIFTESGCVALRGHNKGVTDLVFSKEHPLLFSASKDNTMRAWKATDYSCGAVYRGHNYPIWCVAESSVGMYLATGSKDLTARLWSTDREYPLQTYIGHTQDVDAVAFHPNGNYLATGSTDLTVRLWCVTSGKLFRVFTDCHLPVHCVSFSPDGKLLAAAGEESKIRIFDLAAGSQLCELKEHTTPVCDIVWSQFGNRLASTCSDGTVRVFNVNNKTVSSSSINPSSSSSSSTASSSNNKLLYSYVSGCKRSVKVFFNSDGSVSCIGHS from the exons ATGGCTGATACAGCTAAACATCGAAACATAAACAATAGTGCGAATAATGGAAGgaaatcaaaaaatgaaataatcaGATCAGCATTGGGGTCATATCTGAAACAACGAAACTATTCG AATTCCGAAAAGTTTCGCAAATCCGATCTGGCATTACTACAAAGCAACAAGCAAATGGAATTTGGTTCTATGTTGGATGACGATGTGTCGAAAGTAAACTCATTTCTTTATTCGAATGTGCTATGTCTCAACAAGGACTCTAATGTCGTTGAACAATTTGCAAA ATTCCAGCAGTTTGTGCAATCGCAACCCTTACCATACAAGAACGAATTAGAAGTTATTTTACGTCCACTTCTTTGCCATTTGTACATTGAACTACTGAAGGGAAAAGACTCTTCAGTTGCATTggaatttctgaaaaagtttGCCGACGGTGTCATTGGACCAGTGGAGAGTATTGCGAATCCGCTGCCGAACAAAATCAACGGAAGTTCATTAActcaaataacattttttaacgaaacggaTAACGAGAATTCCACTCAGCAATACTTTAAGGAACTGGTTCAACTGATGTCACAATGTCTGCGCATCGAAGACCTGGATCATATGGAATTGACGCGAAATTTCCGATACTCTAAATACGAAATCGAACTGTCGTTGCAATCACTTTTcgcattaaaacattttctggtcAAAAATGGTCATGTGTTGCTACTGCATGTGTTACAGACATGGTTTTGGTTCGATGTCACCGATGCACGAGATTCCGACGACGATGATATTTGTATGGTAGGTGAACGACCGGAGAACGGAACTGAAGATGAAAGCTGTGAAAACGAATCGGACGGTGGTTGTCAGTCAGTAATGTCGATCAAAATAAAGGAAGTGTCTGAACGTTTagtgaaaacagaaaatgaagaCGAAAGCGAGAAAGTGAAAAAGGTTTTAGAAGCGGACTTGATGGCAAAGAAGCGAATAACTCATAAGTTAAAGCATCTGCGACGTACAGTATTAGAAATGAAAACGCACGAACAGCCGGTACGAGTATTTAAAGTGGAGAATGGAACAAGCAG GCTAGCGTCGGCAACAATCGATCCTGCACAATGCCATCTAGCTGGCGGCTTTGAAGATTCCACCATCCAATTGTTTCAACTAAATCGAAGTACAATCGGAGGACGTAAACCGTATATGTCCATCACAAAACGATGTTGCCAATGGAGTCTGGAGAATAGTTCCGAGATATCATCCGATGACGACGATGATGACACGGATactaaatataaatattgtaaGCCAGGCACTTCCAAAACAGAACAAAGGCGAAAATTGGCTGAACAACGAtctacagaaaatatttt CACCGAATCTGGATGCGTTGCTCTTCGGGGTCACAACAAAGGAGTTACGGATTTGGTTTTCTCAAAGGAGCATCCTCTTCTCTTCAGTGCTTCCAAAGACAATACAATGCGAGCGTGGAAAGCAACAGATTACAGTTGCGGAGCCGTGTACAG GGGCCATAACTATCCAATTTGGTGTGTTGCTGAAAGTTCAGTCGGTATGTATTTGGCGACTGGGTCGAAAGATCTTACGGCGAGATTATGGTCCACTGATCGTGAATATCCACTGCAGACGTACATTGGACACACACAAGATGTTGAT GCAGTCGCTTTTCATCCGAATGGAAATTACTTGGCCACCGGATCAACCGATTTGACGGTGCGATTATGGTGTGTGACTAGTGGCAAACTGTTTCGCGTATTTACTGATTGCCATCTACCCGTGCACTGTGTCAGTTTCAGTCCAGATGGTAAACTGTTAGCCGCTGCCG GTGAAGAATCGAAAATTCGGATATTTGATTTGGCTGCCGGATCTCAACTATGCGAACTAAAGGAACATACGACACCTGTGTGCGACATTGTTTGGAGCCAATTCGGAAATAGATTGGCGTCAACGTGTTCGGACGGTACCGTTCGAGTGTTCAATGTGAATAATAAGACTGTCTC CAGCTCATCTATCAATCCGTCGTCATCCTCATCATCGTCAACAGCATCGTCGAGCAATAACAAATTATTGTACTCCTACGTATCCGGTTGCAAGCGATctgttaaagttttttttaattcggaTGGAAGTGTTTCGTGTATTGGACACTCGTGA
- the LOC119074912 gene encoding uncharacterized protein LOC119074912: MDRAKPQCSNEGCKNDFVVDIFGSLEGHPDCKDWIEFLKDSSVKEGDGKWFCLYCSIKLSDKFKAQRTRNEADSSGIQNEVPIQKPNDEDEGEEGPFEVEDSSSSSSSTGTLVTVGSLESENSAQSSSSSTQNQDIWVRNNIAPLNLSEPDSSNDA; the protein is encoded by the exons ATGGATCGTGCGAAACCTCAATGTTCAAATGAAGGGTgcaaaaacgattttgtagTCGATATCTTTGGGTCACTCGAGGGTCACCCCGATTGTAAGGATTGGATAGAGTTTTTGAAAGATTCGTCTGTA aAAGAAGGTGATGGTAAATGGTTTTGCCTATATTGCAGTATTAAATTGAGTGACAAGTTCAAAGCACAAAGAACCCGAAATGAAGCTGATTCATCTGGAATTCAAAATGAG GTTCCTATACAAAAGCCGAACGACGAAGACGAAGGCGAAGAAGGTCCATTTGAAGTCGAGGATTCTtcgtcgtcatcatcatcaacagGCACATTAGTGACAGTGGGATCATTGGAATCGGAAAATTCAGCGCAATCATCGAGTTCATCAACTCAAAATCAAGATATTTGGGTACGTAATAATATTGCGCCACTGAATTTATCAGAGCCTGACAGTTCCAACGATGCATGA